A genomic stretch from Achromobacter spanius includes:
- a CDS encoding ABC transporter substrate-binding protein, whose product MNSRRTFLYRSAAATALLSAPWVARAQGATPVKVGVLHPVTGALAYSGQQCRLGALLAIEDINKAGGIKSLGGAPLSAVLGDAQSRPEAGSAEVEKMNEAGVSAIVGAYASAICLATTQTAAKYNLPHVVDVGVADQIVERGLKNTFRFGPGYRACSERAIADLVALNDAAGKPAKTVMIVHEESLFGTGTAALLSKSLPQYGFEVKEVVKHPNPTRDFNNIVLRMRSVNPDIVIPANYYNEYALLLRAMKQQKVQPKAIFSVLGGAASSYKFLKEFPDIANGIIDCNHWFNPKDARVAPLKARVEEKGAYFSYEVFMTYVAVQLLADAIERAKSADRAAITDALASSTFHDNLMPYGPTKFVNGQNTGAQPLLTQVIGGDIKVIIPAEYRQADAIFPLKA is encoded by the coding sequence ATGAATTCGCGCCGCACTTTTCTGTATCGATCCGCCGCCGCCACGGCGCTGTTGTCCGCGCCCTGGGTGGCGCGCGCGCAAGGCGCCACGCCCGTGAAGGTGGGTGTGCTGCACCCGGTGACCGGCGCCTTGGCGTATTCGGGGCAGCAATGCCGGCTGGGCGCGCTGCTGGCCATTGAAGACATCAACAAGGCGGGCGGCATCAAATCCTTGGGCGGCGCGCCGTTGTCGGCCGTGTTGGGTGACGCGCAGTCGCGCCCCGAGGCGGGTTCGGCGGAAGTGGAGAAGATGAACGAGGCGGGCGTGTCGGCCATTGTCGGCGCGTATGCGTCGGCGATCTGCCTGGCCACCACGCAGACGGCGGCCAAATACAACCTGCCGCATGTGGTGGACGTGGGCGTGGCGGACCAGATTGTGGAGCGCGGCCTGAAGAACACCTTCCGTTTCGGGCCGGGCTACCGTGCCTGTAGCGAACGCGCCATTGCCGACCTGGTGGCCTTGAACGATGCCGCCGGCAAGCCGGCCAAGACCGTGATGATCGTGCACGAGGAGTCGCTGTTCGGCACCGGCACGGCGGCGTTGCTGTCGAAGTCGCTGCCGCAGTACGGCTTCGAGGTGAAGGAAGTGGTGAAGCACCCGAACCCCACGCGCGATTTCAACAACATCGTGCTGCGCATGCGGTCCGTGAACCCGGACATCGTCATCCCGGCCAACTACTACAACGAATATGCGTTGCTGCTGCGCGCGATGAAGCAGCAGAAGGTACAGCCCAAGGCTATTTTTTCCGTGCTGGGGGGCGCGGCGTCCAGCTACAAGTTCCTGAAGGAATTTCCGGACATCGCCAACGGCATCATCGACTGCAACCACTGGTTCAACCCCAAGGATGCGCGCGTGGCGCCGTTGAAGGCCCGCGTGGAAGAGAAGGGCGCGTACTTCAGCTACGAGGTCTTCATGACTTACGTTGCCGTGCAGTTGCTGGCCGACGCCATCGAACGCGCCAAGTCCGCCGACCGCGCCGCCATCACCGACGCGCTGGCGTCCAGCACCTTCCACGACAACCTCATGCCGTATGGCCCGACCAAGTTCGTCAACGGCCAGAACACGGGCGCGCAGCCGCTCTTGACGCAAGTCATCGGTGGCGACATCAAGGTGATCATTCCGGCGGAATACCGCCAGGCCGACGCCATTTTTCCCTTGAAGGCCTGA
- a CDS encoding GNAT family N-acetyltransferase has protein sequence MPITYRSAIADDAAACITLRTQTRENAVTEAELAAAGITRETWAAGIDAGLYPGVVALDGDVLAGYCFAHRDTGEIVVLALLPAYEGLGVGKTLLGMVLEALRTRGFARVFLGCATDPAVRSYGFYRHLGWRSTGTFNDAGDEVLEYLF, from the coding sequence ATGCCAATCACCTACCGATCCGCCATTGCCGACGACGCCGCCGCGTGCATCACGCTGCGGACCCAGACCCGCGAAAACGCGGTCACCGAAGCGGAACTCGCCGCCGCCGGCATCACGCGCGAAACCTGGGCGGCGGGGATCGACGCGGGCCTATACCCCGGCGTGGTCGCGCTGGACGGCGATGTGCTGGCGGGCTATTGCTTCGCGCACCGGGATACCGGCGAGATCGTCGTGCTGGCCTTGCTGCCCGCCTATGAAGGCTTGGGAGTGGGCAAGACGCTCTTGGGCATGGTGCTTGAGGCGCTACGCACGCGCGGGTTCGCGCGTGTGTTCCTTGGCTGCGCCACGGATCCGGCGGTGCGGTCTTATGGGTTTTATCGGCACCTGGGATGGCGCTCGACCGGCACGTTCAATGACGCGGGCGATGAGGTGCTGGAGTACTTGTTTTAA
- a CDS encoding GntR family transcriptional regulator, which produces MGTTLPLPKYHQIYLVLREQLQEGRFDQDGLPGEHALADQFDVARITIRKAMEMLVADGLVSRRPGLGTWPLRGASRTQAPPAANASQKAHLTGLLENIVNMGLRTSVQVLDSALVSAPPTVAESLGIPVGTPVHKSLRVRSTEAGPLSHITTYVPQAVADFTREDLEREPLLMLLEAAGVEFGGATQTISARLADAQVARHLDVSVGSALLAVTRVVRDVNDRPVQLLQGLYRPDRYQYQLQLSRVGSIDAKVWVSEELSAQFH; this is translated from the coding sequence ATGGGAACCACACTGCCTCTGCCGAAATACCACCAGATCTATCTTGTGCTGCGCGAGCAGTTGCAAGAGGGCCGTTTCGATCAGGACGGATTGCCGGGCGAGCACGCCCTGGCCGACCAGTTTGACGTGGCTCGCATCACCATTCGCAAGGCCATGGAAATGCTGGTGGCGGATGGCCTGGTGTCGCGGCGTCCGGGCTTGGGGACCTGGCCCTTGCGCGGGGCGTCCCGCACGCAGGCTCCGCCCGCGGCCAACGCGTCGCAGAAGGCGCACCTGACGGGGCTGCTTGAGAACATCGTCAACATGGGCCTGCGCACCTCTGTGCAGGTGCTGGACAGTGCGCTGGTGTCCGCGCCGCCCACGGTGGCTGAGTCGCTGGGCATTCCGGTGGGCACGCCGGTCCACAAGAGCCTGCGCGTGCGCAGCACCGAGGCCGGGCCGCTGTCGCACATCACCACTTATGTACCGCAGGCCGTGGCCGACTTCACGCGCGAAGACCTGGAACGCGAACCCTTGCTGATGCTGCTGGAAGCGGCCGGCGTGGAGTTCGGTGGCGCCACGCAAACCATTTCGGCGCGCCTGGCCGATGCGCAGGTCGCGCGCCATCTGGATGTGTCGGTGGGGTCGGCGCTACTGGCCGTGACCCGCGTCGTACGCGACGTGAACGACCGCCCCGTGCAGCTCTTGCAGGGCCTGTATCGGCCCGACCGCTACCAATACCAATTGCAGTTGTCGCGCGTCGGCAGCATCGACGCCAAAGTCTGGGTCAGCGAAGAGCTGTCGGCCCAATTTCATTGA